The Oscillatoria acuminata PCC 6304 genomic interval AAGATCAACCCATCCTCGCCAGCGCCCAGGCTCTCGCCCAAGCCGGTCAACTCCAAGAAGCCGTCAACGAAGCCAAAAAAATTGCGGAGGGTCGAGCGTTACATCAAGAAGCCTCAGAGAATATCGGAAAATGGGTCAGCGAAATTCAAATTGCTGAAGACCGACCGATTCTCGACCAAGCCGCAACCTTGGCGGCCCAGGGGAGTCTCACCAAGGCGATCAATACCGCCTCTAAAATTGGCTCGGGTCGTGCTTTGTATTCTGAAGCGCGCACGGCAATCTCTCGTTGGAATGCCCAACTCGATGCCATCTATGCCGCCCGGGAAGCTGAAGCGGCCCGCTCCTCTTATCAAGCACCGGCTCCGGTTTATCAAGCACCGGCTCCGGTCTATCAAGAACCCGCTCCGGTCTATCAAGAACCCGCTCCGGTCTATCAAGAGCCGGTTTATCAGGAGCCACCGGCAGCAGCCTATCAAGCTCCGGAACCGTACTATGAGCCGGAACCGTACTATGAGCCGGAACCGTACTATGAGCCGGAACCGTACTATGAACCGGAACCCTACTCTGAACCCCCAGCAGCGGCCTATCAAGCTCCCGAACCCTACTATGAACAACCCAGTTCTTACTATGAGGAGCCAGCCCCGGCCTATCAAGACCCCATTCCAGCCTCCAGCGATCAAGACTCCTATGCGCCCTTGCCCGTTGATGGGATTGAATAAAATCCCCTTCCTGGAGTCGCCTCGGATTGAAACCGAGGGTTTCTGCGTCACAATTGAGATCTAGAAACTAAAGACAGCACTCGGGGGGTCGGTGCAACGGCTGATTTTTTCGGGGCTTTCCCCGACCCGCTCTGTTCTGGCTCCCCGCTCCAAGCCCTTTAACTCATTTCTGCCGTGAGTCACCCCCCTTTTCAACTGCTATTGATTGATCAAGACCCAATTTTCTTATTGGGTCTATCTAGTTTGTGTGAGCAATCAACGGATCTGCAAGTGGTGGGTCAAACCACTGACGGGACTCGTGCCTTAGAGACCCTCTCTACTCTAGCTACTCCTACAGACCCGACGGCGATCGCCGATCGCCCGGTGGATGTGGTGGTGTTGGATTTGCAGTTAGGCTCCACGGAACCCTCTGAGGTCACGAGTTTCTCGTTGATGGCCGAACTCTGGGAACGCTACCCCCAGGTGTCTCTATTGTTGTTAGGGCGATCGCCAGACCCGAACCCGGAAGGGGCCGAGTATCTCGGGAATGTCAAGGGATACTGCCCAAAAGGGATAGCCGGATCAGAACTACTTCAGGCGATCCGGACTGTGGCATCGGGGGAAACCTATTGGGGGAGCGGGGGAAATATTCGGGTCTCCACCGGGCAAAGTCGGAGTATTTCTAGGCGGGGTGGACTAATTGGCGTTCTGCTCGAAGACTTGCGTCGGTCGGGTTTGCGTCAAATTGATGCTGAAATTCGCCAGGTTAATCAGTATCTGCAAGGCGATCGCTTATCGGATTTTGACCGCTTGTTTGGGCAGGGCCGCCGCCGGGAACTCCTCACCGCTCGTTGGATGGTGAATAAGTTGTTGGCTCCCCCGGTGAGCGAACCGCCACCACCGCTGTCTGCGAACCCGGGCGATCGCCGCAGTCAAGTCAATTATTCCGGGCAACCTCACCGCATCCCTGCACCCCCAGAACGCCCCAATCGCCCCCGAACCTCAAGCGATCGCACTAGCCTGGTCCGCGCTTCGGCAGCAGAGTTGTTACCTCCCACGGGTTCAGAACTGAGTCCCATTCCCCTACCTCGCCCATTACTGGAGGCAGTCGCCGCGAAAATTGAGACTCCCTTGGCAAACCTCACGGATACTGTCATAGAAATTGATATCCTGCACCTTGACAAAAAGCAAGAATTACTCTATACAGTTCTGTACCAATTTGAGGAAATTTTGGCGCAACTGCGGTATGCTCAAGTCCAGGCCACGGAACTCCCCTCAAAACGCGATCGCATCATCCGCGACTTATGGGAAATGTCCGTTACGGCCTATTTTGGTAAATACTATTCCATCACCCTCGGATTAAGGAATTCCTCCCCGAATGCCCTCGGTGAGTTTGACTTGGTTCCGTTTTTATTGGAAGAGATAGAACTCGTCGAAGGGGCTTTATTAAATAAAATCCCCCTCGTTTTGGATTTATTAGCCTATCTCCTCTATCAAATTCCCTTGGCGATCGAAAATGTTACCTACCCCCCGGAAGACCCGAAATCCATTGCTCGCGCCACTGCCTTACTCGAAAACCTGATCATTCAGGTGGCCAATGCAGTCATCCAACCGCTCCTAAATCGCGTAGCTGATGTAGAAGCTATTAAACTCAATTTTTTAGATAAACACTGGCTATCAACCCGAGAAATCGAGCGATTTAGAAATGATTTGTCATGGAAATATCGGCGGGAAAATCTCTGGGTAGAACCTAAAGCTATCTTTGAAAGCCGACATTGGCTCTATATTTTGGAAGACCGAGGGATTGAAAAAATTCAAATTTATTCCCCAAGACGGCAAGAATTAGTCGGACTCAAAGGACCCCGACTTTGGGTTACCTTGCTGTTAGAAACCCGCGATGCCATCTCCCCCCGCGTCAAAGCGGTTTTGCTCTCCCTTGGGGATGGGGCGCGATATCTATTGATTCAATTGGGGAAAGGCATTGGTTTAATTGGGCGCGGCATTCTGCAAGGGATTGGCAGTTCGTTCCAAGAGAGCCGATTTTCCCGAAATCGGGAAGAGCAAAATCGGTAAGAGGGGTTCAGGGGTTCAGGGCATTTTCACCCAGAGGCGATCGCCCCTTATTCCCCGGCTGAGACCCCCCATTCCAACGGTGGCGATGCGAAGGGCGATTCCATCTTCAACCCTTCCCCAAAAATTTCTGACTCCATTGCGTTGATCTGAAACTTCTGCCGTTAGAATTCCTAGAATAGGATTCTACAACCCTATTTTAAAAATGAGATCCATTGTTGTTAGAATCAGAATCCCGAGAGGTTACCTTGCTCCTGGCTCCTCCAATCGCTCTGGAAACAGTGAACGGGAGTATTTCAATTTGTTCAAGAGACCTAACCCCCCAGCCCCCTTCCCTAAGAGGGAAGGGGGAGTCTCAAAGCCCCTCCCCTCTTAGGGGAGGGGTTTGGGGAGAGGTCCGACTGGTTTTTAGGCAAAATTGAGATGCTCCCCAGTGAACGGGTCTGTTCGCCCCAGGGGTGGCAAGGGGTCTCCTGTGGATTTCTCTGTTCCCGGTAACAGAGCAGCATTCTTGTAATCTCTAGCAATTATCATCAAACAAGAGAAATTAGGCCGTGCAAAAACTGAACCCTTTATTCATGAGTCTCCTGTTGTTAGGAGGAATCAGCATCATCACCCCATCGGTTACCCTGGGGGCAACCGAACCTCTATTGTTAGCGCAGGCGGCCCAAAATAATCAGAATCTCGACCGTGAGGTTAATGAACTGTTGCGACAAGGGCGAGAATTTGTGGATGCCGGGGATTATGCCAATGCTATCCAGGTTTATTTACAAGCTGCCAACTTAGATGGGGACAACGCCCGGATTTTTTCGGGAATTGGCTTTTTACAAGCTACCCAGCAAAATTTTGAAGCCGCAGTGAATGCGTTTCAGCAGGCGACTTCTCTCGAACCGGAGAATGCAGATTTTCAATATGCTCTCGGTTATGCTTTGGCGAATTTAGGTAATAATGAGGCGGCATCGGTGGCCTACCGACGAGCGGCACAACTGGATCCGGAGAACCTCAACGCTCAAATTGGGTTAGGGGTGGTTCTGTTGCGCCAAGAAGACTATGACGGCGCATTACAGGCGTTTCAACAGGTGACCAGTCGCGATACGAGATACTGGCAAGCCTACGAGTCGATTGGGACGGCGTTACTTCAGCAGGGACGGATTGATGAGGCCGTCACCGCACTCCAACAAGCCGCTGCGTTGGCTCCCCGACAAGGTAGTATTCAAATGATTTTAGGGGTGGCGTTCCTGACTCAGGGAAATACTAATGAAGCCTTGGAAACGTTTAAGCAGGCGGCCCAGCTTGAACCGCGAAATGCCCAACTTCAGTTGGCGATCGGCAAACTGCTTCAGGACCAGGAGCAGATGATCGAGGCCCTCGTTACTTATCAACGAGCCGCGAGTTTAGCGCCGGATTTAATAGAACCCCAGGCGGCGATCGCCGCGATTCATCTCCAACAGGAAGACTATTTGCAGGCGATCGTGGCCTATCGTCGATTAACGGAACTAGCTCCAGACAATGGGGATGCTTATTATAATCTCGCCTTGGCCTTAAGAGGACGTGAGCGCATTTCCGAGGCGATCGAGCAATTGCAAAAAGCCCAAGCGCTTTATCAAGAGCAGGGAGAAACAGAACGATTGGAAAAAGTTGAAGCGCTTCTGAGCGAACTTAAACCTTAACTTTCATCACTCCCGAAAGGGGGAAGAGGGTGAGGATGGGGTTGATCCTTGATCCTTAACCAGTCCCCCCTTGAGAAGAACCCTTTTCATCTAGTTTCTGAGTTAGTGTCTGAGTTCGGTTCTGGGGAACGGCTTTGTTGATCCTCCTGGACTTCCACCAAGATCTCTTGAACGAGGGGGACCTGCGCTACATTTTCCAGTTGCACGGATGTGATCAGTTGTTGCCACTCCTGTTGAATGTCCGCATTATTGGGATTGTTCCGGCGCAGTTGAGCCAGCACGGCGATCGCCTCATGCCAAATGCCATTACGAGCATAAACTTGAACTCGTTCTAGGTCCGAGGTGGTGGCGGCTAACTGCTCAGTTAAACTGGCGCTGGCTTCTATTCGGCGCACCCAGCCTTGGACATAAATATCGGCTGCCCGATCTTCTGGATTACAAATAATAGAAAAGTACCAGCGATAACTGTCATCAATTTCTAAGGGAGGGAGACTCGCATTTTCCGGCAGGTTCAAGCTCACGATTCCCGCCTCACCTTTCGTGCGAAACGTGGTTTCATAAATGACTTTTTCACTGTTTTCATCCATCAGCACGAATTCGACTGCTGTGGCTGAGGTCGGTGGTAAATACCAAAAGAATGTAGGATAGGCTTCTACGGTTAATCCCATCGTTGTTTCAGGGACCAAGGCCGTTAAGGCATGATCCGTCGGACCATCTCCAGTGACGCTACAGCCGCGACTCCCTCCTCCAATCCGTCGTCCGGGAACTCCTGGGGTCACTTGATCAAAGGGGCTTCCTCCTCGGGTCCCTCCGCCAACCCGCCCTCTAGGTGCGCCTACATTATCCGGCGGGACAAATTCGGCGGCGGATGTTGGTATGGTGCCCCCTGTTAATAATTGCAGAGCAACTGCAATACTAGCCAGTATTGATGGAGTCCAATATTTTTTTGTAGTAATCATATTCGGGTCTCCCTGCTTGTACAGATCGATTGATTGGATTGAGTGAATGACTAAATTAATTGTAGTAGCTCTATTGAATCAGACTGTGACTTCTGTCATAAGGTTTGCCCTCACTATCACTCAAAAGAGCTTTCTATAAACATCTTTTGGCCAATCAAGGCATCAAAAAATTACTGATTCTATTATTCCCGGATTTTGATGGGCGATCGCCCCAACTCTTTTGATCCCGATTCTTCGGTTCAACCCGCCCTACCGGGATCATCATTTCCCAGTTGGGCCCGGGTTGAGTCCGTGGCCTTCAGACTGCCCCTAACCAGGGCAGGCATTCCCAACCTCTTTCGGGTTACAGCCGGTTTTGCTCTCTTAGCAAGTGCAGACCCTTCCGATGGGATGGAAATCTCCCGATGGGATTTTCAACTCTGACCCTGGGTTTGAAACTATTAAAAAGTCTATATAACTCTGACGGATGATTTGGGGAAATGTTCCTCCCCGATACCTGATTAATTTTGGAGATCCGGCAATCCCCCGGAATAGAGTTCGCCTGATGAGGAAGGGTTCCTCTGGGGAGTTTTTAGAGTGAAAGGATCAGACACCGGGTTTCTGTCCCAGCAAAGGTGAGGATTAGGCAAAAATGAGGTATAGAATCCCGGTTGGTCTTCCCCTGAGATTACCGAAGCTCTAGGGAGTCGGGTGGCGACGAGCGACTACCCGGTAAACGTCCACGGTTTGCTGCTTTCCTTTGAGGGCCAAGGGTCCCCAGTGTTCTACAAAAAACTCGTCCTGGATATGAATGAGGGTTTCATGGGCGATGAGGACGCGACAAATACTGGATTGTCGGTCTTTCTCACAACTTTCTAAGCGAGAGGCGATGTTAACGCTATCACCGATAATGCCGTATTCTTGGCGTTCCTTTCCGCCTAGACTACCGGCAACCACAGCCCCGGTAAAAATTCCGACCCGCATCTGAATCACGGGGAGTCCGCGTTTTTGCCAGTTGCGGTTGAGTTCTTGGAGGCGATCGCTCATGGCCAGACCCGAGGCGACGGCATTCCGGGCATCCTGGGCGATCTCCGCCGTGGACTGACGAGGCACGGGAACCCCAAAGGCTGCCATAATCCCATCCCCGGTAAACTTGTTAATAATGCCTTGATGGTCTTGGATCACTTGACTCAGAACATCCAAATATTCATTTAACCACTCTAGGAGGGCTTCCGGGGGCATTTGTTCCGAGATGGTGCTGAAGTCCTTGAGGTCGGTAAATAACATGGTGGCGGTCAGTTTTTGACCGGGAAGTTTGCCATCTTTGAGGAGGCGATCGCGGTTTTCCCAGAGTGCATCGGCAATTTCTGGGGCGGCATTTTGTCCTAAGAGTTTCATGACGATCTGCTGTTGCTGTGCGGACTGATAGGCCCGAAATGCCACCACCCCAGCCACAGCGATCGCCAAACCAACCAGAGGCGTCACCACCGGCACCCAACCCGCTTGGGTAAACAGGATCCAACTGACGAAAAATAAACTCCCGGCGCTGACCCCAATCACCAAAGACAAAATTAACGGATGCCGAATCAGCCAAGCGATGGTCCCGCCCACGGTGATCCAGCCAATCACCCAAAGCACTTCGGCCCAGTCCGGCCAAACCCAAAACAAAGGCCGCCCGTCTATGACGGCACTCAACAACTGACTGAGCATTTGGGTATGGATCAACACCCCGGGCATAAAGGGATTGTCCTGTCGTGAACTATAGGGGGTATAGTGCACATCTTTGATGCTGGCAGCGGTGGTCCCGATGACAATAATTTTATCCCGGATCCATTCGGGTTCCAGGCGATCGGCGAGGACCTCAGACAAGGGAATCGATGGGGCGACCTCCTTTCGAGACCGATAATTGAGTAGAATCTGGAAGCCTTGAGCATCCAGGTGGGTATAACCTCCGGAGTTAGGCTGCAATGGCGCTAATACCGCTTTTCCCCAAACGATGTGACCGGGTTGGGTTTCACTGGGTTGGGGAAAAAAACCCTGGTCCCCGAGATAAAGCATCGCCAGTTGGAGGGAAAAAGAAAGGTTTGTTTTCCCATTGAGGACGAAGCTGATTAAATTGCGGCGAATCGGTCCATCGGGATCGCTTACCAAGTCATTAAAGCCGATCCGTTCTACCGGGACAGTTGGGGGTGGGTTGACTCCGGGGGAATCGTTTCTAATGGCGATGATATTGGGGGCTGCTAATGCATTGAGGAGTTCAGGATGTCCCGGGGGTTGGGGGAGATCCCGATACAGGTCCAAGCCGATCGCCACGGGTTCATATCGTTGCAAATTCTCCAATGCCTGGGCCAGGGTGCGATCAGATAGGGGCCAGCCCTCGGCCTGGATGTCTTCTTCTGAAACTTCTACAATCGCAATCCGAAGATCCGGGGGTTCATCGGCCCGCCATTGCATCAGCCGGTCATAAACCATCAGTTCCCCATGTTGGAAACCGCCGAGTTGCCGGACTCCCAGAACAACACCGGAGGTACAAAGGGTCGCCATCCCGACCACCGCGACCCCGGTCAAATCGGGCAGTTTTTTTTTAATTTGGCGCAAGAACTTGGCCAACACAGATCTCCTACTGTGATTTAATCTTTTAGATTCGTCGGTTTGATCAAGAAACTCTTGATTTTGGCGTACCATAGCAGCGATTATTCCCGAATTGTCAACGCAGGATACCCCTGTTTTTTTGACAGTATGACATGATTTTAACCGGGACTGAGGGGTCAGACCCTTCATTTCGATTCGGGGGGCGATCGCCAATTGTTCAGGAGTTCCCGAAGGATTTCCGAAATCATTTAGAGTTTATTTGCCCGGTATAAAGTTAAAAATTTCTTCCCGGTTACAGGGTTTCAACGTAAGGTTAGCTTTAATAAGATGGAAGAAATGGAACACAGGGGTGGAAAAAATTCCTTGCAACTCTAAATCACCAATTTCTTTAAATCAGGGAAAAAACGGGCGAAAGGTAGCTGCCTGGTTTGGTGGATCTCAACTGTTAGAGCGTTGAGTCTTCAGTTCGGTAACGACCTCCACTGACCCCGAGTCAACTCCCCCATTGTCTCAATCTCTTACAAATACCGGGTAAGCTGAATGCGATAGCGTTCTTTTTTCGTAACTTGAACGTCTCCTACTTCCAGGCGTCCTTTCCCACGAATGGCGATTAAATCGTTGGGTTTAACTTGGTAACTGGTTTGAGAGATGTCTTTCCAGTTAACGCGGACATCCCCACCATTAATTAAATCAGCCATTTTGCTGCGAGACATCCCGAATCCAGCGGAGGCGATCGCATCTAAG includes:
- a CDS encoding DUF3685 domain-containing protein, with the protein product MSHPPFQLLLIDQDPIFLLGLSSLCEQSTDLQVVGQTTDGTRALETLSTLATPTDPTAIADRPVDVVVLDLQLGSTEPSEVTSFSLMAELWERYPQVSLLLLGRSPDPNPEGAEYLGNVKGYCPKGIAGSELLQAIRTVASGETYWGSGGNIRVSTGQSRSISRRGGLIGVLLEDLRRSGLRQIDAEIRQVNQYLQGDRLSDFDRLFGQGRRRELLTARWMVNKLLAPPVSEPPPPLSANPGDRRSQVNYSGQPHRIPAPPERPNRPRTSSDRTSLVRASAAELLPPTGSELSPIPLPRPLLEAVAAKIETPLANLTDTVIEIDILHLDKKQELLYTVLYQFEEILAQLRYAQVQATELPSKRDRIIRDLWEMSVTAYFGKYYSITLGLRNSSPNALGEFDLVPFLLEEIELVEGALLNKIPLVLDLLAYLLYQIPLAIENVTYPPEDPKSIARATALLENLIIQVANAVIQPLLNRVADVEAIKLNFLDKHWLSTREIERFRNDLSWKYRRENLWVEPKAIFESRHWLYILEDRGIEKIQIYSPRRQELVGLKGPRLWVTLLLETRDAISPRVKAVLLSLGDGARYLLIQLGKGIGLIGRGILQGIGSSFQESRFSRNREEQNR
- a CDS encoding tetratricopeptide repeat protein yields the protein MQKLNPLFMSLLLLGGISIITPSVTLGATEPLLLAQAAQNNQNLDREVNELLRQGREFVDAGDYANAIQVYLQAANLDGDNARIFSGIGFLQATQQNFEAAVNAFQQATSLEPENADFQYALGYALANLGNNEAASVAYRRAAQLDPENLNAQIGLGVVLLRQEDYDGALQAFQQVTSRDTRYWQAYESIGTALLQQGRIDEAVTALQQAAALAPRQGSIQMILGVAFLTQGNTNEALETFKQAAQLEPRNAQLQLAIGKLLQDQEQMIEALVTYQRAASLAPDLIEPQAAIAAIHLQQEDYLQAIVAYRRLTELAPDNGDAYYNLALALRGRERISEAIEQLQKAQALYQEQGETERLEKVEALLSELKP
- a CDS encoding CHASE2 domain-containing protein; this translates as MVRQNQEFLDQTDESKRLNHSRRSVLAKFLRQIKKKLPDLTGVAVVGMATLCTSGVVLGVRQLGGFQHGELMVYDRLMQWRADEPPDLRIAIVEVSEEDIQAEGWPLSDRTLAQALENLQRYEPVAIGLDLYRDLPQPPGHPELLNALAAPNIIAIRNDSPGVNPPPTVPVERIGFNDLVSDPDGPIRRNLISFVLNGKTNLSFSLQLAMLYLGDQGFFPQPSETQPGHIVWGKAVLAPLQPNSGGYTHLDAQGFQILLNYRSRKEVAPSIPLSEVLADRLEPEWIRDKIIVIGTTAASIKDVHYTPYSSRQDNPFMPGVLIHTQMLSQLLSAVIDGRPLFWVWPDWAEVLWVIGWITVGGTIAWLIRHPLILSLVIGVSAGSLFFVSWILFTQAGWVPVVTPLVGLAIAVAGVVAFRAYQSAQQQQIVMKLLGQNAAPEIADALWENRDRLLKDGKLPGQKLTATMLFTDLKDFSTISEQMPPEALLEWLNEYLDVLSQVIQDHQGIINKFTGDGIMAAFGVPVPRQSTAEIAQDARNAVASGLAMSDRLQELNRNWQKRGLPVIQMRVGIFTGAVVAGSLGGKERQEYGIIGDSVNIASRLESCEKDRQSSICRVLIAHETLIHIQDEFFVEHWGPLALKGKQQTVDVYRVVARRHPTP
- a CDS encoding DUF928 domain-containing protein → MITTKKYWTPSILASIAVALQLLTGGTIPTSAAEFVPPDNVGAPRGRVGGGTRGGSPFDQVTPGVPGRRIGGGSRGCSVTGDGPTDHALTALVPETTMGLTVEAYPTFFWYLPPTSATAVEFVLMDENSEKVIYETTFRTKGEAGIVSLNLPENASLPPLEIDDSYRWYFSIICNPEDRAADIYVQGWVRRIEASASLTEQLAATTSDLERVQVYARNGIWHEAIAVLAQLRRNNPNNADIQQEWQQLITSVQLENVAQVPLVQEILVEVQEDQQSRSPEPNSDTNSETR